CTCAAAGCCAAAAGAGGCTCCCTCATAGGGCCTTCCCCGACGACAGCTAAGCGTAGGTCAGGATACTTTTGGGATAATCCCTGGAAAGCCTTCAGAAGCATGGCCTGATTTTTAACCGGACTTAACCTGCCTATTACCGTAATTAACAAGGCATCCGGACCCATACCGATCTTTTTCTTTATCGCGCCTCCCGAAGAGATACTCTCAAACTGGTTTAAATCAATGCCCTGCGGGATGACTCGAATCCAAGGAGAATATTCCGGGAAAATCTTCAGGAGCTTTTTTTCTACGGCCTGGGAATTGGCCACTATCGTCTGGGAAATCCTGCAAAGAAAACGGGTCAGTCCTATTCTCAGCCAGGACCGTAAACTTCGGCCTTGTCTTTCGGGCAAAAAGTTACTGGTCAGAAAAGTATAAATCAAACCGGGGACACCGGCCCATTTACCGGCTATCAAGGCCAGGTATTCGCTGGCGGGCAGATAGGTTTGGACAATTGCCGGGCGATCCCTTTTAAAAAGGCGATATAAATCCCAAAGGGTTGCCAGCACATCCCAGAGGAATAAAGGAAAGAGGAGGATCGACCGAAGCGAACGATTAAGAATCTTAACCGGAATGCCCGCTTTCACCAAATCCTCTTCCAAGGGTCCGCCCTCTCTGGTGCAGATTACCAGGGGGGAAAAGCGGCTTCGATCAAGATTTTTTACCAGAAGACAAAGGGAAGTTTCCGCTCCTCCGGTTCGTAAGGTATTGGTTATGTGAAAAACTTTTACGGGAGGAGAAAATCTATTCCAAACCATGAAACGCCTCAGTTCAATTCTTTATAGCCTGGGCCAGGAGATCTTCGATCTTCCGGCTTTTCCATTTAAAACCAGCCACCTCAACAAATCGTATGGATTCCAGCCTTCTGAAACCGCAATCTTCAACGACCCGGGTGGAAGCGACGTTTTTTGGAGGGATATGGCAGAAGGTGTAACGCAACCCCTCCTCGGCGCACATCCTTAAGACGGTAGCGACAATAACCTTCCCTACCCCTTTTCCCCGTAACGGTTCATCCACTTCGTACTCGTAAATAAAGCTGGCACCATTCGGGAGGGACAGGATCGTATGGGTGTCATAAAGAAAGACCTTTCTGAAACCCAATTTACAGAACCCTTTCACTTCCTGGTCGGCTATAAGTCCCAAAAACCAATGTCCATTCTCCATCCCGACCCTATATTCTTCTGCGGAAAGATATTTCTTCCTTTTCATGTATTCAATAATCGACTCCCGAGGTTCCTGGCTAAGTTCGACCCGGAAAGGAAGATCAAAACGGGGCAAAGGCTCTTGGAGGTCCCGGCAAAACCACCAGGCTGAATGGGTCTGAAAAAGATGCTCTTTCGCCCTGTGGAATATCAGGGAAAGGCCTCCTTCCTGATAAGCCTTTTGCAACCTCGAAATCAATATCCCTCCAAGGTACAGGGTCCAAGGTTTTTCACGCTTAAAACCTGCCTCTTGCAACTTGAAACATTATTTTCGCATTAAACCGCCATGCCCCGCCTTTTGGGGTATGGCACCACGAAGCATGAAAAATAGGCTCCTTGGAAGACGGACCCTATTTTCGAACTAAAGGATTCCAAACCACTTGAAGCCGGCCCTGGGATGAACAAAACCCCTTAAAGACCATTTCGGTTCCCCCGTTCCGATCCAACACCTCTAATGTTCCTTCCAGGACTTCCGGTAACACTCTGAAGCAGTTGGGACGGGACAGGCCAATCCGGCCCTCCACTTGATCTTTGCCTTCCATTTGAAGGGTCAATTCCCCTTCTTCATTTTGGACCATCCGGACCCGCACCAAAAAATCAGCCTTCAGGTTTA
This sequence is a window from Deltaproteobacteria bacterium. Protein-coding genes within it:
- a CDS encoding GNAT family N-acetyltransferase, whose product is MISRLQKAYQEGGLSLIFHRAKEHLFQTHSAWWFCRDLQEPLPRFDLPFRVELSQEPRESIIEYMKRKKYLSAEEYRVGMENGHWFLGLIADQEVKGFCKLGFRKVFLYDTHTILSLPNGASFIYEYEVDEPLRGKGVGKVIVATVLRMCAEEGLRYTFCHIPPKNVASTRVVEDCGFRRLESIRFVEVAGFKWKSRKIEDLLAQAIKN
- a CDS encoding glycosyltransferase, which gives rise to MVWNRFSPPVKVFHITNTLRTGGAETSLCLLVKNLDRSRFSPLVICTREGGPLEEDLVKAGIPVKILNRSLRSILLFPLFLWDVLATLWDLYRLFKRDRPAIVQTYLPASEYLALIAGKWAGVPGLIYTFLTSNFLPERQGRSLRSWLRIGLTRFLCRISQTIVANSQAVEKKLLKIFPEYSPWIRVIPQGIDLNQFESISSGGAIKKKIGMGPDALLITVIGRLSPVKNQAMLLKAFQGLSQKYPDLRLAVVGEGPMREPLLALRRELGLDQTVHFLGRMPSVADVLAETDIFVSTSRWEGLPLAILEAMAASVPVAATAVPGIQELLEEEGGVLVALDDWEELERTLDRFIQDPGLRERVGRKGKERASRFYSLDAYIHRWQDLYEELIRKAQSRGLPKGTFSE